In one window of Solanum pennellii chromosome 2, SPENNV200 DNA:
- the LOC107010316 gene encoding geraniol 8-hydroxylase-like, which yields MDYVGGLLLGCTLFLCIGWFAISKKCNKKLPPGPYPLPLIGNLHNILGGQPHQSIDKLAKKYGPIISLRLGQKTTVVISSSAVAKQVLQKQDLAFSSRTIPDAIYALNHYQFSVVWLPVANRWRSLRKILNSYIFSATSLDANQHLRSGKIQDLITYCGGCSQTGEAVNIGQAAFETSMNLLSNTIFSKDVVDPYANSGKVFKDVVSNIMEDAGKPNLADYFPVFKTIDPQGIRRRVAKHFGKLLQQFEGLIDERLEARRKSATIGSTDVLDILLNTSKEDAQAIDRNHIERLCLDLFIAGTDTTSSTLEWAMVEVMRKPYIMNKAKAELAEVIGQGKAIEEADVARLPYLQCIVKETLRIHPPVPFLIRKVDQDVEACGYFVPKDSQVLVHVWSIGRDPAIWEDPLTFKPERFWSSKMDVRGQDFELIPFGAGRRICPGLPLATRTLSVMLGSLLNSFDWKAEGDVAAEDLDVEEKFGITLARLRPLRAVPIPL from the exons ATGGATTATGTAGGTGGATTGCTACTTGGCTGCACTTTGTTCCTGTGCATTGGTTGGTTTGCAATAAGCAAAAAATGTAACAAGAAACTTCCACCAGGACCATATCCCCTGCCCTTGATTGGAAATCTTCACAACATACTTGGTGGTCAACCTCATCAGTCCATTGACAAACTTGCCAAAAAGTATGGCCCAATAATCAGCCTCAGATTGGGACAAAAAACGACAGTGGTTATATCTTCATCAGCCGTTGCTAAACAAGTTTTGCAAAAGCAAGATTTGGCCTTCTCTAGCAGAACCATTCCAGATGCAATCTATGCCCTAAATCACTACCAATTCTCCGTGGTATGGCTACCAGTCGCTAATCGATGGAGAAGCCTTAGGAAAATCTTGAATTCCTATATCTTCTCTGCCACCAGCCTTGATGCCAATCAACATCTCAG GTCCGGAAAGATCCAAGATTTAATTACTTATTGCGGTGGGTGTAGCCAAACTGGCGAGGCAGTGAATATAGGACAAGCTGCTTTCGAGACCTCTATGAATTTACTTTCCAATACCATATTTTCAAAGGATGTTGTGGATCCTTATGCAAATTCAGGTAAAGTATTCAAGGATGTGGTGTCCAACATCATGGAAGATGCTGGTAAGCCCAATTTGGCTGATTATTTCCCCGTGTTTAAAACAATTGATCCTCAAGGAATAAGGCGAAGAGTAGCCAAACATTTTGGGAAGTTACTTCAACAATTTGAGGGATTGATAGATGAACGATTGGAAGCAAGGAGGAAATCAGCAACTATTGGTAGCACTGACGTGCTTGACATTCTGTTAAATACCAGCAAAGAAGATGCTCAGGCAATCGACAGAAATCACATAGAACGGTTATGCCTG GACCTTTTCATTGCGGGAACGGATACAACTTCAAGTACATTAGAATGGGCAATGGTAGAGGTCATGAGAAAACCATACATAATGAATAAAGCTAAAGCTGAACTTGCTGAAGTTATTGGGCAAGGCAAGGCAATAGAAGAAGCGGATGTTGCCCGTCTCCCATATTTGCAGTGCATAGTGAAAGAAACCTTGCGGATTCACCCACCAGTTCCCTTTTTGATCCGAAAGGTAGATCAAGACGTTGAGGCGTGTGGCTATTTTGTTCCGAAAGATTCTCAAGTGTTGGTCCACGTATGGTCAATAGGCCGTGATCCAGCTATATGGGAGGATCCTCTGACATTTAAGCCAGAGAGATTTTGGAGTTCGAAAATGGATGTCCGTGGCCAAGATTTTGAACTCATTCCATTTGGTGCTGGCAGAAGAATTTGCCCCGGATTACCTTTGGCAACCCGGACACTTTCTGTGATGTTGGGTTCATTGTTGAATTCATTTGATTGGAAAGCTGAAGGCGATGTTGCAGCAGAAGATTTGGATGTTGAAGAAAAGTTTGGAATTACACTGGCGAGATTGCGTCCATTACGAGCTGTCCCTATTCCCCTATAA
- the LOC107010315 gene encoding geraniol 8-hydroxylase-like — protein sequence MDYVGGLLLAWTLFQCIRWVVISKRGNKKLPPGPIPLPLIGNLHNIVGDQPHKSLARLAQIYGPMMSLRMGQITTVVISSSAVAKQVLQKQDLAFSSRTIPDAICANNHHQFSVVFLPVASRWRSLRKILNSNMFSSNKLEATQHLRSQKMQDFIGYCSKCSQTGESVNIGKAAFETMVNLLSNTIFSKDVVDPYANSGKEFKDVIRGVLEESGKPNFADYFPLLKRIDPQGIRRRTGKHFDKLLHQIIKGLVDQRLDQRRKSPNGSRTDFLQVMLNTSEEDPQAIDRNHIQHLCLDLFVAGTDTTSSTLEWAMVEVMRKPYIMNKAKSELADVIGKGTIIEEADIARLPYLQCIVKETLRMHPPVPFLIRKVDQDVEACGYFVPKDSQVLVNVWSIGRDPATWEDPLTFKPERFWNLKMGVLGLDFELIPFGAGRRICPGLTMATTVLSTMLGSLLNSFDWKAEGEIAAEDLDVEEKFGITLARSRPLRAIPIPL from the exons ATGGATTATGTAGGTGGATTACTACTTGCCTGGACTTTGTTTCAATGCATTCGTTGGGTAGTAATAAGCAAGAGAGGTAACAAAAAACTTCCACCAGGGCCAATTCCCCTTCCATTGATTGGAAATTTGCATAATATTGTTGGCGATCAACCTCACAAGTCACTTGCGAGGCTTGCCCAAATATATGGGCCAATGATGAGCCTCAGAATGGGGCAAATAACTACAGTGGTAATATCTTCATCAGCCGTTGCAAAACAAGTCTTACAAAAACAAGATTTGGCCTTTTCCAGCAGAACGATTCCTGATGCAATCTGTGCCAATAATCACCATCAGTTCTCTGTTGTGTTTCTACCAGTTGCCTCTCGCTGGAGAAGCCTaaggaaaattttgaattctaatATGTTCTCCAGCAACAAGCTTGAAGCAACTCAGCATCTCAG GTCCCAAAAGATGCAAGATTTTATTGGTTATTGCAGCAAGTGTAGCCAAACAGGCGAGTCAGTGAATATAGGCAAAGCTGCTTTCGAGACCATGGTTAATTTACTTTCCAATACCATTTTCTCTAAGGATGTAGTGGACCCTTATGCAAATTCAGGTAAAGAATTCAAGGATGTGATCAGGGGCGTCTTGGAGGAATCTGGTAAGCCCAATTTCGCCGATTATTTTCCCCTCTTGAAAAGGATTGATCCTCAAGGGATAAGGCGACGCACAGGCAAGCATTTCGATAAGCTGCTTCACCAGATTATAAAGGGATTGGTCGATCAACGATTGGATCAAAGGAGGAAATCACCAAATGGCAGTAGAACAGATTTTCTCCAAGTTATGTTGAATACTAGCGAAGAAGATCCGCAGGCAATCGACAGAAATCATATACAACACTTGTGCCTG GACCTTTTCGTTGCGGGAACGGATACAACTTCAAGTACATTAGAATGGGCAATGGTAGAGGTCATGAGAAAACCATACATAATGAATAAAGCTAAAAGTGAGCTTGCAGATGTTATTGGCAAAGGCACGATAATCGAAGAAGCTGATATTGCTCGTCTCCCTTATTTGCAGTGCATAGTGAAAGAAACCTTGCGGATGCACCCTCCAGTACCCTTTTTGATTCGCAAGGTCGACCAAGATGTGGAGGCATGTGGCTATTTTGTTCCGAAAGACTCACAAGTGTTAGTGAACGTATGGTCAATAGGTCGTGATCCAGCTACATGGGAGGACCCTCTCACATTTAAGCCTGAGAGATTTTGGAATTTGAAAATGGGCGTTCTTGGCCTGGACTTTGAACTCATTCCATTTGGTGCTGGTCGAAGAATTTGTCCAGGATTAACTATGGCGACAACGGTATTATCTACAATGTTGGGTTCGTTGTTGAATTCGTTTGATTGGAAAGCTGAAGGCGAAATTGCAGCAGAAGATTTGGATGTTGAAGAAAAGTTTGGTATCACACTAGCCAGATCGCGTCCTTTACGAGCTATACCTATTCCTCTATAA
- the LOC107010319 gene encoding dof zinc finger protein DOF3.7-like, with product MIQELFAGNTTLIGDNNISKLSNITPSSSPISCTTSNSNIAPAAAAANANSENLRCPRCDSPNTKFCYYNNYNLTQPRHFCKTCRRYWTKGGALRNVPIGGGCRKNKSITAAKSAAAKFKNSLPFEFIGKSGIFGGFEQEIIPSNNNNPFLFSSPHQNHNPILSLLKGNHDKSIGVNQFPSNNGLWKHNYEENVGEVPNSRGFQELYQRLKASTNRCYTDNIHGPSSSMILDSAPVTGGELGCWNPTLSTWLDLPTANGAYL from the coding sequence atgattcaaGAGCTGTTTGCAGGAAACACTACACTAATCGGAGATAATAATATTTCGAAGCTATCTAATATTACTCCTTCCTCCTCTCCTATTTCTTGTACTACTTCTAATTCCAATATTGCCCCTGCAGCTGCAGCTGCAAATGCAAACTCTGAAAATCTTAGATGTCCGCGTTGTGATTCTCCAAACACTAAGTTTTGTTACTACAACAACTACAATTTAACTCAGCCTCGTCATTTCTGCAAGACTTGTCGACGTTATTGGACTAAAGGAGGCGCGTTACGCAACGTTCCTATAGGTGGTGGTTGCAGAAAAAACAAGTCCATCACTGCAGCAAAATCAGCTGCtgcaaaattcaaaaattcacttCCGTTTGAGTTCATTGGAAAATCAGGCATTTTTGGAGGGTTCGAGCAGGAAATAATAccttcaaataataataaccCTTTTCTGTTTTCCTCACCTCATCAGAATCATAATCCTATTCTTTCCTTACTTAAAGGAAATCATGATAAATCAATTGGAGTGAATCAATTTCCTTCCAACAACGGTTTATGGAAACATAATTATGAGGAAAATGTTGGTGAAGTCCCGAATAGTAGAGGATTTCAAGAGCTATATCAAAGGCTAAAAGCGTCAACAAATCGATGTTATACAGATAATATTCATGGACCATCATCGTCAATGATTTTGGATTCGGCTCCTGTAACTGGAGGAGAGTTGGGTTGCTGGAACCCGACCCTTTCAACATGGTTGGATCTGCCAACAGCAAATGGTGCATATCTTTAA
- the LOC107010312 gene encoding geraniol 8-hydroxylase-like codes for MDYVVIIVGGLLLAWTLLQWIHWVAISNRSNKKLPPGPIPLPLIGNLHSILGDQPHKSLARLAQIYGPIISLRMGQITTVVISSPTVAKQVLQKQDLAFSSRTIPDAICTNNHHHLSVVFLPVCSLWRSMRKILNSNLLSGNKLDATLHLRSQKMQDFIGYCSKCSQTGESVNIGKAAFETMVNLLSSTIFSKDVVDPYANSGKEFKDVIRGILEESGKPNFADYFPLLKRIDPQGIRRRTGKHFDKLLHQIIKGLVDQRLDQRRKSPNGSRTDFLQVMLNTSEEDPQAINRNHIQHLCLDLFVAGTDTTSSTLEWAMVEVMRKPYIMNKAKSELADVIGKGTIIEEADIARLPYLQCIVKETLRMHPPVPFLIRKVDQDVEALGYFVPKDSQVLVNIWSIGRDPATWEDPLTFNPERFLDLKMGVLGLDFELIPFGAGRRICPGLTMATTVLSTMLGSLLNSFDWKAEGEIAAKDLDVEEKFGFTLARSRPLQAIPIPL; via the exons ATGGATTATGTAGTCATTATTGTAGGTGGATTACTACTTGCCTGGACTTTGCTTCAATGGATTCATTGGGTAGCAATAAGCAATAGAAGCAACAAAAAACTTCCACCAGGGCCTATTCCCCTTCCATTGATTGGAAATTTGCATAGTATTCTTGGCGATCAACCTCACAAGTCACTTGCTAGGCTTGCCCAAATATATGGGCCAATAATAAGCCTCAGAATGGGGCAAATAACTACAGTGGTAATATCGTCACCAACCGTGGCAAAACAAGTCTTGCAAAAACAGGATTTGGCCTTCTCCAGCAGAACAATCCCAGATGCAATCTGTACCAATAATCACCATCACCTCTCTGTGGTGTTTCTACCTGTTTGCTCTCTATGGAGAAGTATGAGGAAAATCTTGAATTCTAATCTCTTATCCGGCAACAAGCTTGACGCAACTCTGCATCTCAG GTCCCAAAAGATGCAAGATTTTATTGGTTATTGCAGCAAGTGTAGTCAAACAGGCGAGTCAGTGAATATAGGCAAAGCTGCTTTCGAGACCATGGTTAATTTACTTTCCAGTACCATTTTTTCTAAGGATGTAGTGGACCCTTATGCAAATTCAGGTAAAGAATTTAAGGATGTGATCAGGGGCATCTTGGAGGAATCTGGTAAGCCCAATTTCGCCGATTATTTTCCCCTCTTGAAAAGGATTGATCCTCAAGGGATAAGGCGACGCACAGGCAAGCATTTCGATAAGCTGCTTCACCAGATTATAAAGGGATTGGTCGATCAACGATTGGATCAAAGGAGGAAATCACCCAATGGCAGTAGAACAGATTTTCTCCAAGTTATGTTGAATACTAGCGAAGAAGATCCGCAGGCAATCAACAGAAATCATATACAACACTTGTGCCTG GACCTTTTCGTTGCGGGAACGGATACAACTTCAAGTACATTAGAATGGGCAATGGTAGAGGTCATGAGAAAACCATACATAATGAATAAAGCTAAAAGTGAGCTAGCAGATGTTATTGGCAAAGGCACGATAATCGAAGAAGCTGATATTGCTCGTCTCCCTTACTTGCAGTGCATAGTGAAAGAAACCTTGCGGATGCACCCTCCAGTACCCTTTTTGATTCGCAAGGTTGATCAAGACGTCGAGGCGCTCGGCTATTTTGTTCCAAAAGACTCTCAAGTGTTAGTGAACATATGGTCAATAGGTCGTGATCCAGCTACATGGGAGGATCCTCTCACATTTAACCCTGAGAGATTTTTGGATTTGAAAATGGGCGTTCTTGGCCTGGATTTTGAACTCATTCCATTTGGTGCTGGTAGAAGAATTTGTCCAGGATTAACTATGGCGACAACGGTATTATCTACAATGTTGGGTTCGTTGTTGAATTCGTTTGATTGGAAAGCTGAAGGCGAAATTGCAGCTAAAGATTTGGATGTTGAAGAAAAGTTTGGTTTTACACTAGCCAGATCGCGTCCTTTACAAGCTATACCTATTCCGCTTTAA